A single genomic interval of Helianthus annuus cultivar XRQ/B chromosome 6, HanXRQr2.0-SUNRISE, whole genome shotgun sequence harbors:
- the LOC110863810 gene encoding uncharacterized protein LOC110863810, protein MSALRLEKPERKIIEKNRRNQMKFLYSRLFSLIPSTSKGGDQVANQVDRAINYIQTLKTNLEVNKNKKDRLLLLLSKKRSHEDTEMINSVSIPLDIQIHEMTHDHDAVLVTGLKTYSTFCNVVQFLDQYSTEVTLANFSNSGHSTFHICQKKIDAHDICKRLKDSVENMKEFGDNTHASFRNEVDLDLSVWDFDLLY, encoded by the exons ATGTCTGCCTTGAGATTAGAGAAACCAGAAAGGAAGATTATAGAGAAGAACAGAAGGAACCAGATGAAGTTTCTCTATTCGCGTCTTTTCTCGCTCATCCCTAGCACATCCAAG GGAGGTGACCAAGTGGCGAATCAAGTGGATAGAGCTATAAACTACATTCAAACCCTGAAAACCAACTTGGAGGTGAACAAAAACAAGAAGGAtaggttgttgttattgttgagTAAGAAGAGATCACACGAAGACACGGAAATGATCAACAGTGTGTCCATACCGCTCGATATTCAGATCCATGAAATGACTCATGATCATGATGCTGTTTTGGTAACCGGGTTGAAAACGTATTCCACATTTTGTAATGTTGTTCAGTTTCTTGATCAATATAGCACAGAGGTGACACTTGCAAATTTTTCTAATAGTGGTCATTCAACCTTTCACATCTGCCAAAAGAAg ATAGATGCACATGATATTTGTAAGAGGCTCAAGGATTCAGTTGAAAACATGAAGGAGTTTGGGGATAATACACATGCATCGTTTCGCAATGAAGTTGACTTAGATTTAAGTGTGTGGGACTTTGATCTCCTGTATTAG